The sequence GGGGTGATTTCTAATTTTGATTCCCGTCTCTATCGCGTCTTAAATGCCCTTGATCTGAAGCGTTTTTTCACGACAATCACCATTTCTTCAGAAGTGGGGGCTGCTAAACCCGATCCGAAAATCTTCCAAAGCGCGATCGCGCAATATCACGTTTCACCTGAACAAACGTGGCATATTGGGGATAGTCGTCGGGAAGATTATGAAGCTGCAAAAGCACTGGGAATGCACGGATTTTTATTGAAACGCAAAAGTTTGGTTCTTAAATAAGCGTCCACACTGCATTTCCTGTAATCATTATCCCAATCAAAGTAATCGCGATCGCGCCGAGAATTGGCAGTTTTTGTAACCCGATTTCGGCTTGAGGCAACTTTTGGAATTGTGTTTTTCCGTAAATAAATAAAGCCCCTAAACTAATTAAAGTAACGGCTAAGCCAATACTAAAGACTAAAACTAACATCAAGCCATAGCCAATTTTTCCCAGCGCGATCGTGCTTAATAATAACACTAATGCAGCAGGACAAGGGACTAATCCCCCAGAGATTCCTAAAGCAAAAATATCTCGCCAAGAAGCAGATGTAGCTTCATGATGATGATGGTGATGATGGTGATGATGATGGTGATGTTTAGATTGGGGTAATCTTTTACGAATTAAATTTAAACCAATCGTGAAAATAATGACTCCAGAAACTAAACTTAACCAAGGGGATAATTGTTCGGGTAAAATATATTGAGAAGCAAACCAAGCCATTAAACCAAACACAAAAACACCGATGGTATGAGTGATGGTTGTGGTTAATCCTAAGACCACGGCTTGTTTGAAAGTGGCTTTTGTTCCCGCTAAATAAGCACTAATCATGGTTTTACCATGTCCAGGAGAAAGAGCATGAAATCCCCCCCAAATCAAAGCCCCAAATATGGCAATGAGTCCCCCTTGTGCGCCTTGAAAAAAGGGTAAAGCGATCCCATTATTTTGAAAATTTAGAGCAAGGGTGAACTGTTTATTCGTCGCATTAAAAATATGCGTTTTTATATGATCTCCCCAACGAATCGTCGCGAGACAGTGGGCTGTGGGGAGACTTGGTAATCCCATTCCTAAGTTAGTGGGAAAGAGATTATATTTAATCTTAAGTTTTTCGAGAGACTCTCTCCAAGTATAATTCAAATTGAGAGTGGTATGAGTTTCGGTTGTAATTTCTGAACTAGAAGGAACAACTAATTCAGCATTAGGTGCAACAGTGAGCGTTCCTAGAGTATCATTTTGATTCAATAATTGAACGCGATCGCGCAAAAAAGTTTCTAAATCAGTTTCATTGTTTCTAACTTCTTCCGCTTCAATTTTGCCATTATTATTCTCATCAGCAAAGCGAATAAAATCAATGGGTAAGGTAAACTGAATCACCGCTTGTTGGCTTGAAATCTTAATATTAGCGAGA comes from Halothece sp. PCC 7418 and encodes:
- a CDS encoding nickel/cobalt transporter; the encoded protein is MKRFQWFIWGCLGVILTLLMSVIFPAKTVAHINDLSLANIKISSQQAVIQFTLPIDFIRFADENNNGKIEAEEVRNNETDLETFLRDRVQLLNQNDTLGTLTVAPNAELVVPSSSEITTETHTTLNLNYTWRESLEKLKIKYNLFPTNLGMGLPSLPTAHCLATIRWGDHIKTHIFNATNKQFTLALNFQNNGIALPFFQGAQGGLIAIFGALIWGGFHALSPGHGKTMISAYLAGTKATFKQAVVLGLTTTITHTIGVFVFGLMAWFASQYILPEQLSPWLSLVSGVIIFTIGLNLIRKRLPQSKHHHHHHHHHHHHHEATSASWRDIFALGISGGLVPCPAALVLLLSTIALGKIGYGLMLVLVFSIGLAVTLISLGALFIYGKTQFQKLPQAEIGLQKLPILGAIAITLIGIMITGNAVWTLI